The following DNA comes from Bradyrhizobium sp. SK17.
ACGGAACCGAAACCGTGGAACCGCGTTCCCTTGCGGGGCTCGACCGGCAGGCGATCAATGAAAACCGCAATGATGTCCGCGGCCATGCTGCTGTTTGCGTCATGCATGGCAAGCGCGGAAAGTGGCCTTGCGTCCTATTATCGTGGCATCGGCAAGAGTGGCGAGATGACTTGCGCGCACCGCAAGCGGCCATTCGGCAGCATGGTCACGGTGTCCTATCGCGGAAAATCGATCCGCTGTCGCGTCAATGACCGCGGCCCGTTCGTCCGCGGACGGATCATCGACGTCTCGACCACGGCGGCCCGCGCGCTCGGCATCCTTCAGCTCGGCGTTGCGCATGTTGAGATCGAGTAGGGCGTAGCCGGCGCTCGTGGTCAGGACTTGGCCGCTGTCGTCCGCTGCTCGGCGATCGCCTTGCG
Coding sequences within:
- a CDS encoding septal ring lytic transglycosylase RlpA family protein, which encodes MMSAAMLLFASCMASAESGLASYYRGIGKSGEMTCAHRKRPFGSMVTVSYRGKSIRCRVNDRGPFVRGRIIDVSTTAARALGILQLGVAHVEIE